A window of Aquarana catesbeiana isolate 2022-GZ unplaced genomic scaffold, ASM4218655v1 unanchor90, whole genome shotgun sequence contains these coding sequences:
- the LOC141124022 gene encoding uncharacterized protein: MTAPMRMEEDRSHMTKKILNLTLEIIYLLTGERFPLVKSGDHMTITVPPCDSLKPERHNMQKILEVTKKMMELLTGEVPIRCQDVTVYFSMEEWEYLEGHKYLYKDVMMDNQPPLTSPDGSSNGNPPERCPHPLYSRDSTQEDHTIPQHHQSGNLRESKIDVKEEIKEEDDEDGVMEEFLKEHKDLYQDTMVESSSYRNPPERCPRPLYSRDSTQEGLTIPHHHQGGNLGNYNIDVKEEHIEEDEEYGVKEEFSEGHKNIMNTPETHHPLYSRDSTQEDHTIPHCYKSGDPIDIEFEVKAEEEERYVRDDQQSMEEDGITGTFIEEDTPTEISTGGSLILNTFLHPYCSLIGPE, encoded by the exons atgacggcaccaatgaggatggaggaggaccggagtcacatgactaagaagatactaaacctcaccctggagatcatctacctgctgaccggagag agatttcctcttgtgaagtcaggtgatcatatgaccatcacagtgcctccatgtgactccctaaaacctgagagacacaacatgcagaagattctagaagtcaccaagaagatgatggaactgctaacaggagag gttcctataaggtgtcaggatgtcactgtctatttctccatggaggagtgggagtatttagaaggacacaagtatctctacaaggacgtcatgatggacaatcagccgcccctcacatcaccgg atggatccagtaatgggaacccaccagagagatgtccccatcctctgtattcccgggattccacacaggaagatcacaccatccctcaacatcatcag agtggaaacctgagagagtcTAAAATTGATgtaaaagaagagataaaagaggaggatgatgaggatggggtgatggaggagtttctaaaagaacacaaagatctgtaccaggacaccatggtggagtcatccagctacagaaacccaccagagagatgtccccgtcctctgtattcccgggattccacacaggaaggtctcaccatccctcaccatcatcag GGTGGAAACCTCGGGAattataatattgatgttaaagaagagcatatagaggaggatgaggagtatggagtgaaggaggagttttcagaaggacacaagaatATAATGAACACACCAGAGACAcaccatcctctgtattcccgggattccacacaggaagatcacaccatccctcactgttacaag agtggagatccaatcgatatagaatttgaggttaaagcagaagaagaagagaggtatgtgagggatgatcagcagtctatggaggaggatggaataacggggacatttatagaggaggacactcctacagagatcagcacaggtgggtcattaatactaaatacattcctccacccatactgctcactgattggtccagagtag